The Populus nigra chromosome 19, ddPopNigr1.1, whole genome shotgun sequence genome includes a window with the following:
- the LOC133679968 gene encoding L-type lectin-domain containing receptor kinase SIT2-like translates to MVTSSFKSLHFLLGLFVSLKLLALAQEENQFIYHGFTGASLLLSEIANIHPNGLLELTNTSKRIIGRAFFPFPFQFNTSLFNNSRSLSFSTQFAFAMVPELPTLGGQGMVFTISPSVDFTGALATQYLGILNSTSNGLSSNHLLAVELDAVPSPDLKEINDSHVGIDVNSLISIESAPVTYFSDEEKENKSLTLTSGHAMHVWIDYDEVEKLLNVTVAPVTRTKPTLPLLSTSLDLSSVMLDSMYVGFSASTGAVASSHYILGWSFNRGGQAQSLDVSKLPTLPPQRKSRKKPYLRIAVPTITAIILLVAISGDVCIIRRKKYEELREDWEQEYGPQRFSYKDLYKATKGFSDSELLGCGGFGKVYRGVLPSSNMQVAIKKVSHDSRQGTKEFVAEIVSMGRLRHRNLVQLFGYCRRKGELLLVYDYMPNGSLDKLLFRNDTPSLNWARRYQIIRGVASALLYLHEEWEQVVLHRDVKASNVLLDADLNGRIGDFGLAKFHDHGSTPQTTKVVGTVGYLAPEITRTGKSTTCSDVFSFGTFMLEVACGRRPVESERPPEEVVLVDWVLECWKRGAILWTVDPRFEGNHVEEEMELVLKLGLLCTHRTPAARPSMRQAMQYLDGNATLPDLPLHGAGIGLVPVSNEASREHVLTIPISSDGISSYSLSDSDSILSGR, encoded by the coding sequence ATGGTGACTTCATCGTTCAAATCATTGCACTTTCTACTCGGCCTGTTTGTTTCCTTGAAGCTCTTGGCCTTAGCTCAAGAGGAAAACCAGTTCATCTATCATGGCTTCACTGGAGCCAGCCTGCTCCTCAGCGAGATTGCAAACATCCATCCAAATGGTCTCTTAGAGCTGACAAACACTTCAAAACGGATAATTGGCCGGGCTTTCTTCCCATTCCCTTTTCAGTTCAACACATCTTTATTCAACAATTCTCGGTCTCTCTCATTCTCTACCCAGTTTGCGTTTGCCATGGTTCCTGAGCTGCCTACACTTGGTGGCCAAGGCATGGTCTTCACAATCTCTCCATCTGTGGACTTCACAGGGGCTTTGGCAACTCAGTACCTTGGAATCCTCAATTCTACAAGCAATGGCCTGTCTTCAAACCATCTATTGGCAGTTGAGCTGGATGCAGTTCCAAGCCCGGATCTTAAAGAGATCAATGACAGCCACGTTGGAATTGATGTAAACAGCTTGATATCCATTGAATCTGCTCCGGTGACCTACTTTTCAGATGAGGAAAAGGAGAATAAGAGCTTGACTCTCACAAGTGGTCATGCGATGCACGTGTGGATAGATTATGATGAAGTAGAGAAGCTACTCAATGTTACAGTTGCTCCTGTCACAAGAACAAAACCAACCTTGCCTCTCTTGTCAACATCTCTCGATCTTTCTTCTGTTATGTTGGATTCTATGTACGTTGGTTTTTCTGCATCTACTGGAGCAGTGGCTAGCAGCCACTATATTCTGGGGTGGAGCTTCAACAGAGGCGGACAAGCTCAAAGTCTTGACGTGTCAAAGCTGCCTACACTTCCTCctcaaagaaaatcaagaaagaaaccaTATTTAAGAATTGCGGTCCCAACAATAACAGCAATCATTTTGCTGGTAGCAATCTCTGGTGATGTTTGTATAATAAGGCGGAAGAAATATGAAGAACTGCGCGAAGATTGGGAACAGGAATATGGTCCTCAAAGATTCTCCTACAAGGATTTATACAAAGCAACCAAGGGTTTCTCAGACAGTGAGTTGCTGGGATGTGGGGGTTTCGGAAAGGTTTACAGAGGAGTATTGCCTTCTTCCAATATGCAAGTCGCGATCAAGAAAGTATCCCATGATTCCAGGCAAGGTACTAAAGAATTCGTTGCTGAGATTGTTAGCATGGGGAGGCTGAGGCACAGGAACTTGGTCCAGCTCTTCGGGTATTGCCGGCGAAAGGGAGAGCTCCTCTTGGTCTATGATTATATGCCCAATGGAAGCCTTGATAAACTCCTATTTCGCAATGACACACCCAGCCTTAATTGGGCTCGGCGATATCAAATCATCAGGGGAGTTGCGTCTGCCCTTCTTTACCTCCATGAAGAGTGGGAACAGGTTGTTCTGCATAGAGATGTGAAAGCTAGCAATGTTCTATTAGATGCCGATCTTAACGGACGGATAGGAGACTTTGGTCTAGCTAAGTTTCATGACCATGGATCAACTCCTCAAACAACCAAAGTGGTTGGAACAGTTGGATATCTTGCACCAGAGATTACTAGAACAGGAAAGTCAACTACCTGCAgcgatgttttttcttttgggacATTTATGCTCGAAGTAGCATGTGGAAGGAGGCCTGTAGAGTCAGAAAGACCACCTGAGGAGGTTGTTCTGGTTGACTGGGTACTTGAATGCTGGAAAAGAGGTGCCATTCTATGGACAGTTGATCCTAGATTTGAAGGTAACCACGTTGAGGAAGAAATGGAGTTGGTCTTGAAGCTAGGCCTGCTCTGTACACATCGCACTCCGGCAGCCAGACCTAGCATGAGGCAAGCGATGCAATATCTGGATGGAAATGCCACTTTACCTGATTTACCACTGCACGGTGCTGGAATCGGTTTAGTTCCAGTTAGCAATGAAGCATCTAGAGAGCATGTTTTAACAATCCCTATATCATCAGATGGAATTTCTTCCTATTCCTTGTCCGACTCTGATTCAATCCTCAGTGGTCGTTGA
- the LOC133679743 gene encoding L-type lectin-domain containing receptor kinase SIT2-like, translating to MVAASKLLRFLLGLFVSLKLLALAPEKNQFIYHGFTGANLLLNEIAKIHPNGLLELTNTSKQQIGRAFFPFPFLFSTSLFNNSRSLSFSTQFAFSMVSELPTLGGHGMAFTISQSTNFTGALATQYLGILNSTSNGLSSNHLLAVELDAIRSPDFKDINDNHVGIDVNSLTSIESAAVTYFSDEEKENKSLTLISGHVMHVWIDYDEVEKLLNVTVAPLTRTKPTLPLLSTPLDLSSVMLDSMYVGFSSSTGAVASSHYILGWSFNRGGQAQSLDVSKLPSVPPQRKSRKKPYLRILVPTITAIILLVAISGAAYIIKRKKYEELREDWEQEYGPQRFSYKDLYKATTGFTDRKLLGSGGFGKVYRGVLPSSNMQVAIKKVSHDSKQGTKQFVAEIASMGRLRHRNLVQLLGYCRRKGELLLVYDYMPHGSLDKLLFHNDTPSFNWIHRYQVLRGVASALLYLHEEWEQVVLHRDIKASNILLDDDFNGRLGDFGLAKFYDRGANPQTTCVVGTVGYIAPEVTRTGRATTSSDVFAFGTFMLEMACGRKPVEPEQSAEKMILVDWVLDSWKIGDILRTGDPRLEGNYVVEEMELVLRLGLLCSFSTPQARPSMRQIAQYLDGNASLPEMPLDGATIGLMPVSHEEPGDFTLSFHRSNDYSAHSCSSTDSILSCGR from the coding sequence ATGGTTGCCGCTTCCAAATTATTGCGCTTCCTGCTCGGCCTGTTTGTTTCCTTGAAGCTCTTGGCCTTAGCTCCAGAGAAAAATCAGTTCATCTATCATGGCTTCACTGGAGCCAACCTGCTCCTCAACGAGATTGCAAAAATCCATCCAAATGGTCTCTTAGAGCTGACAAACACTTCAAAACAGCAAATTGGCCGTGCTTTCTTCCCATTCCCTTTTCTGTTCAGCACATCTTTATTCAACAATTCTCGGTCCCTCTCTTTCTCTACCCAGTTTGCGTTTTCCATGGTCTCTGAGCTGCCAACACTTGGTGGCCATGGCATGGCCTTCACAATCTCTCAATCTACGAACTTCACAGGGGCTTTGGCAACTCAGTACCTTGGAATCCTCAATTCTACAAGCAATGGCCTGTCTTCAAACCATCTATTGGCAGTTGAGCTGGATGCAATTCGAAGCCCCGATTTTAAAGACATCAATGACAACCACGTTGGAATTGATGTAAACAGCTTGACATCCATTGAATCTGCTGCGGTGACCTACTTTTCAGATGAGGAAAAGGAGAATAAGAGCTTGACTCTCATAAGTGGTCATGTGATGCACGTATGGATAGATTATGATGAAGTAGAGAAGCTACTCAATGTTACCGTTGCTCCTCTCACAAGAACAAAACCAACCTTGCCTCTCTTGTCAACACCTCTCGATCTTTCTTCTGTTATGTTGGATTCTATGTACGTTGGTTTCTCTTCATCTACAGGAGCAGTGGCTAGCAGCCACTATATTCTGGGGTGGAGCTTCAACAGAGGCGGACAAGCTCAAAGTCTTGACGTGTCAAAGTTGCCTTCAGTTCCCCctcaaagaaaatcaagaaagaagcCATATTTAAGAATTCTGGTCCCAACAATAACAGCAATCATCTTGCTGGTAGCAATCTCTGGTGCTGCttatataataaaaaggaagaaatatgAAGAACTGCGCGAAGATTGGGAACAGGAGTATGGTCCTCAAAGATTCTCCTACAAGGATTTATACAAAGCAACTACAGGTTTCACAGACAGGAAGTTGCTGGGAAGTGGAGGTTTTGGAAAGGTTTACAGAGGAGTATTGCCTTCTTCCAATATGCAAGTCGCGATCAAGAAAGTATCCCATGATTCCAAACAAGGAACTAAGCAGTTTGTTGCTGAGATTGCTAGCATGGGAAGGCTGAGGCACAGGAACTTAGTCCAGCTCCTAGGCTATTGCCGGAGAAAGGGAGAGCTCCTCTTGGTCTATGATTACATGCCCCACGGAAGCCTTGATAAACTCCTATTTCACAATGACACACCCAGCTTTAATTGGATTCATCGATATCAGGTCCTCAGAGGAGTTGCGTCTGCCCTTCTTTACCTCCATGAAGAGTGGGAACAGGTTGTTCTGCATAGAGATATTAAAGCTAGCAATATACTGTTAGATGATGATTTCAATGGTCGACTAGGAGATTTTGGGCTTGCTAAATTCTATGATCGAGGGGCTAATCCTCAAACAACCTGTGTGGTTGGAACAGTTGGATATATCGCGCCAGAGGTTACTAGAACAGGAAGGGCCACTACCAGCAGTGATGTTTTTGCTTTTGGCACTTTTATGCTTGAAATGGCTTGTGGAAGGAAACCTGTAGAGCCAGAACAATCAGCAGAAAAGATGATTTTGGTTGACTGGGTTCTTGATTCCTGGAAAATAGGAGATATTCTTCGAACAGGTGATCCAAGATTGGAAGGTAATTACGTGGTGGAGGAAATGGAATTGGTTTTAAGGCTAGGTCTGCTTTGTTCTTTCTCTACACCACAAGCTAGGCCAAGCATGAGGCAAATTGCGCAATATCTGGATGGGAATGCTAGCCTGCCAGAGATGCCTCTTGATGGTGCTACCATAGGTTTGATGCCAGTTAGTCATGAAGAGCCTGGGGATTTCACCTTGTCTTTCCATAGATCTAATGATTACTCTGCTCATTCCTGCTCTAGTACCGACTCAATCCTCAGCTGTGGTCGTTGA